The region CATTCAAACATTTTCTCACAGAAGAAGCCCTGCTTGCCAAATACAAGTATCCCCGGTCATTTGCTCATATTGAATTGCACGATCAATACATAGAGGTAATCAGGCAGTTCACCAAGAAGATAAAAATTTATCATAAACAGGCCAAAACTGCAGTTGATCATGACTTTCTTGCCGAAGCAGAACAGCTCACCGAATTTGCCCTGAACTGGTGGGCTAAGCATATTATGGAAGAAGATAAAAAGTATGCGGATTTTATA is a window of Desulfovibrio sp. JC010 DNA encoding:
- a CDS encoding bacteriohemerythrin, with the translated sequence MESGTDSLWKAKYLLDIDEVDTQHRHYFSICSKIVNLCDLARSGKDVTFGPFLVAIFEMRSYSFKHFLTEEALLAKYKYPRSFAHIELHDQYIEVIRQFTKKIKIYHKQAKTAVDHDFLAEAEQLTEFALNWWAKHIMEEDKKYADFIKDAGREQAKEERHFGLKTEK